The Megalobrama amblycephala isolate DHTTF-2021 linkage group LG20, ASM1881202v1, whole genome shotgun sequence genome includes a window with the following:
- the LOC125255888 gene encoding uncharacterized protein LOC125255888 — MNAVNSVQLFIVVWTFTAVCRADDDVCSISCEDVTGTVGKQVAFTCSVPQKCTECCIIMYKFQYPEKYNNSAICKQEFHLDPCEQRNSFTCRYTPTTAMTGQFRLFFQTTCDMKRTEFTVDITEPSKPEIIKEAPGRKEPRKPETDTEDHDRKEEASNLDNLGKYEHERAEGRGFKVAVIAAVVSSFIIVIVPVIYKMKQNCKQKKRFRNNCQERCPVNVV, encoded by the exons ATGAATGCTGTGAATTCTGTGCAACTGTTCATTGTGGTTTGGACTTTTACTGCTGTCTGTCGAGCTGATGATG ATGTCTGCAGTATAAGCTGTGAGGATGTGACAGGAACTGTAGGAAAACAAGTAGCTTTCACCTGCAGTGTCCCTCAGAAGTGCACTGAATGCTGCATTATAATGTATAAGTTTCAATACCCTGAAAAATATAATAACTCAGCAATCTGTAAACAAGAGTTTCATCTGGACCCCTGTGAACAGAGGAACAGCTTCACATGCAGATACACTCCAACTACAGCAATGACAGGACAATTCAGATTATTTTTTCAAACAACATGTGACATGAAAAGAACAGAATTCACTGTGGACATAACAG AGCCCAGTAAACCTGAAATTATCAAAGAAGCTCCTGGTAGGAAag AGCCCAGAAAACCTGAAACTGACACTGAAGATCATGACAGGAAAG AAGAAGCAAGTAACTTGGATAATTTAGGAAAATATGAGCACGAAAGAGCAGAAGGACGTGGATTTAAAGTCGCTGTCATTGCTGCTGTCGTAAGCagttttatcatcgtcatcgtTCCTGTGatttacaaaatgaaacaaaattgcAAACAGAAGAAGAGGTTTCGGAACAACTGCCAAGAAAGATGTCCAGTAAATGTGGTCTAA